A part of Prolixibacteraceae bacterium genomic DNA contains:
- a CDS encoding Na+/H+ antiporter NhaC family protein, whose amino-acid sequence MNNTVKSNKWALLPILVFLVIYLVSSLWSGDFYKMPLIISFLVAAFCAIAMNSQRSVPEKIESFVKGMGDKNIMMMVFIFLLAGCFAATAKAVGAVDATVNVGLHFLPPNIMLAGVFVISCFISLSIGTSLGTILALAPMAVSLSERGGVGIALALGAIVGGSMFGDNLSLISDTTIAASRTQGCSMRDKFRMNFKIVVPAALVTIVIYALCNVSSSVQATDFTTQELIMVLPYLFVLISALAGMNVIFVLLLGTVFAGSIGLMTGKLVVWDWLKTMSDGAMGMSEIIIISMIVGGIVELIRINGGIQFLLNTIGKRANGKKGAEFGIAMLVSLVNVFTANNTIAIVMSGPIVKDIATAYNISPKRAASIMDTFSCFVQGLIPYGAQILAAVTLVGLDKVTPIELMQFLYYPYLMGMAAILSILLQWPVEKVKS is encoded by the coding sequence ATGAATAACACTGTAAAATCAAATAAGTGGGCCCTTCTGCCTATCCTTGTATTCTTAGTGATTTACTTGGTCTCGTCTCTTTGGTCTGGTGACTTTTATAAGATGCCATTGATAATCTCTTTCCTTGTGGCGGCATTTTGTGCCATTGCGATGAATAGTCAGAGATCAGTTCCTGAGAAGATCGAATCTTTTGTGAAGGGGATGGGAGATAAGAATATCATGATGATGGTCTTTATATTCTTATTGGCAGGATGTTTTGCCGCGACAGCAAAGGCGGTTGGAGCAGTAGATGCCACAGTTAATGTTGGATTACATTTTCTTCCTCCAAATATCATGCTGGCAGGCGTTTTTGTAATCTCTTGTTTTATCTCACTCTCTATCGGAACATCATTAGGTACTATCTTAGCTTTGGCTCCGATGGCTGTATCTTTATCCGAGCGTGGGGGAGTCGGTATTGCTTTAGCATTGGGTGCTATTGTAGGAGGATCAATGTTTGGAGACAACCTATCGTTAATTTCTGATACGACTATTGCTGCTTCAAGAACACAAGGATGTTCGATGAGAGACAAATTTAGAATGAACTTCAAGATTGTTGTTCCTGCAGCTCTTGTTACAATCGTGATATATGCATTGTGTAATGTATCAAGTAGTGTACAAGCTACCGATTTTACAACACAAGAGTTGATTATGGTATTACCATATCTGTTTGTACTGATCTCTGCTTTGGCTGGGATGAACGTTATCTTTGTTCTACTGTTAGGAACTGTATTTGCTGGATCTATTGGCCTAATGACAGGAAAACTGGTTGTTTGGGATTGGTTGAAGACCATGAGTGATGGTGCAATGGGGATGTCAGAGATCATTATTATCTCAATGATTGTCGGAGGTATCGTAGAGTTAATCCGAATTAATGGTGGGATACAGTTTCTACTAAACACAATCGGTAAACGTGCCAATGGAAAGAAAGGTGCCGAATTTGGTATCGCTATGTTAGTGAGTTTGGTCAATGTATTTACGGCAAATAACACCATTGCTATCGTAATGTCGGGTCCTATAGTGAAAGATATCGCTACGGCTTATAATATTTCACCGAAAAGAGCTGCTTCTATTATGGATACCTTCTCTTGCTTCGTTCAAGGCCTCATCCCATATGGAGCACAAATTCTCGCTGCGGTAACATTAGTTGGGCTAGACAAGGTGACACCAATAGAATTAATGCAGTTCTTGTACTATCCATATTTAATGGGAATGGCTGCAATTTTATCGATCTTACTTCAATGGCCAGTAGAAAAAGTCAAATCTTAA